The proteins below are encoded in one region of Micromonospora pisi:
- a CDS encoding CoA-binding protein: MDLNRYQDPSTIQRVLHAGRTIAIVGLSNNELRASYFVGYYLKRHGYRVIPVNPRETTILGETSYPSLLDVPVPVDIVNVFRAPNALPAIAREAVAIGAGTLWCQFGVINAEGGRIAEDGGATVVMDRCLKIEHARYLGRMHWLGFNTQRITSVRTGLQ, encoded by the coding sequence ATGGATCTTAATCGATACCAGGACCCGTCGACGATCCAGCGCGTACTCCACGCCGGGCGGACCATCGCGATCGTGGGACTGTCGAACAACGAGCTGCGCGCCAGCTATTTTGTCGGCTACTACCTCAAACGGCACGGCTACCGGGTCATTCCCGTGAACCCCCGCGAGACGACGATCCTCGGTGAGACCAGTTACCCGAGCTTGCTCGACGTACCCGTGCCGGTGGACATCGTGAACGTCTTCCGCGCGCCGAATGCGTTGCCGGCGATCGCCCGGGAGGCTGTCGCCATCGGCGCCGGCACCCTCTGGTGCCAGTTCGGCGTGATCAACGCCGAGGGCGGGCGGATCGCGGAGGACGGCGGCGCGACGGTGGTCATGGACCGCTGCCTCAAGATCGAGCACGCGCGCTACCTGGGCCGGATGCACTGGCTCGGTTTCAACACGCAGCGCATCACGTCCGTCCGTACCGGGCTCCAGTAG
- a CDS encoding O-acetylhomoserine aminocarboxypropyltransferase/cysteine synthase family protein: MTDKHLRAEEARAFGFETRQLHAGQRPDPNTGARAVPIFQTTSYVFEDPESAAAYFNLQEYGNTYSRIMNPTVAVFEERMANLEGGSGAVAFASGIAAQAAALFTLLQPGDHVVSSTALYGGTVNQFKHLLRKMSVELTWVDPDDPDAWRRAVRANTKAFFGETIGNPAGNVLDIETVAAIAHEHDLPLIVDNTFATPYLCRPIEWGADIVIHSATKFIGGHGTSIGGVVVEAGTFNWSNGRFPVIADPSPAYHGLQFHETFGAYGYLMKLRAETLRDLGGALAPFNAFLFLQGLETLSLRMQRHVSNARTVAAFLESHELATNVTYPGLPTSRYRPLVEKYLPHGAGAVFSFDCAGGRAGGQDLIRGVTLWSHLANVGDAKSLIIHPASTTHRQLNDDELRAAGVAPGTVRLSVGTESVEDLIWDLEQGFSAVTAALGKEVATA, encoded by the coding sequence GTGACCGACAAGCACCTGCGGGCCGAGGAAGCCCGCGCCTTCGGATTCGAGACCCGGCAGCTGCACGCCGGGCAACGACCCGACCCGAACACGGGCGCTCGTGCCGTGCCGATCTTCCAGACGACCAGCTACGTGTTCGAGGACCCGGAATCGGCGGCGGCCTACTTCAACCTGCAGGAGTACGGGAACACGTACTCGCGCATCATGAACCCGACCGTCGCGGTATTCGAGGAGCGGATGGCAAACCTCGAGGGTGGCTCTGGTGCGGTGGCGTTCGCCAGTGGCATCGCGGCGCAGGCGGCCGCACTCTTCACGTTGCTGCAGCCGGGCGACCACGTGGTGTCCTCCACGGCGCTCTACGGCGGAACCGTGAACCAGTTCAAGCACCTGCTGCGCAAGATGAGCGTCGAGCTGACCTGGGTCGATCCCGATGATCCGGACGCGTGGCGGCGGGCGGTGCGGGCGAACACGAAGGCCTTCTTCGGTGAGACGATCGGTAACCCTGCCGGGAACGTGCTCGACATCGAGACCGTGGCGGCCATCGCCCATGAGCACGACCTGCCGTTGATCGTGGACAACACGTTTGCGACGCCGTACCTGTGCCGCCCGATCGAGTGGGGCGCCGACATCGTCATTCACTCGGCGACCAAATTCATCGGCGGCCACGGCACGAGCATCGGCGGCGTCGTCGTCGAGGCCGGCACCTTCAACTGGTCCAACGGGCGGTTCCCCGTGATCGCGGATCCGTCTCCGGCCTACCACGGCCTACAGTTCCACGAAACGTTCGGTGCCTACGGCTATCTGATGAAGCTACGGGCCGAAACCCTGCGGGATCTCGGCGGGGCGCTCGCGCCATTCAACGCGTTCCTGTTCCTGCAAGGGCTCGAGACGCTGTCACTGCGGATGCAACGCCACGTCAGCAACGCTAGGACGGTCGCGGCGTTCCTCGAGTCGCACGAACTGGCGACGAATGTGACCTATCCCGGTCTGCCGACGAGCAGGTACCGGCCACTCGTGGAGAAGTACCTGCCACACGGCGCGGGCGCGGTGTTCTCGTTCGACTGCGCCGGCGGCCGAGCCGGTGGGCAGGACCTCATCCGGGGCGTAACTCTCTGGTCCCACCTGGCGAATGTCGGCGACGCGAAGAGTCTGATCATCCACCCCGCCAGCACGACGCACCGCCAGTTGAACGATGACGAACTGCGGGCGGCCGGCGTCGCGCCGGGAACCGTACGCCTGTCGGTCGGCACCGAGTCGGTCGAAGATCTGATCTGGGACCTGGAGCAGGGTTTCTCGGCGGTCACCGCCGCGCTGGGGAAAGAGGTGGCGACGGCATGA
- a CDS encoding D-alanyl-D-alanine carboxypeptidase family protein, translating to MTVGTPGAATAAQVAATSQITPARPPNTVGTGTPNRPCPTPTPPVARPTRPAPPPLDPAHAAVGGPGLATPGLVAPPGSATPPAVTATSWLVADLSSGAVLGGCGPHEYGVPASVQKLLLAAAVMPHVDPTTVVDVTESDLDFEPGSSAVGLVRGGRYSIETLWLGLLLNSGNDAANVLARLGGGPGGKAGGVAAMNSEAHQLGAYQTHAATPSGLDGPGQYTSAYDMALIARACFARADFRRYAATKLAQVPAQAANKTKGFPIWNDNQLLHRYPGALGGKTGYTDLARHSFVGAAERNGRTLLVTVLGGENQPLAGWQQGAALLDWGFGLPATAKVGQLVSRGQLGPGGQGPAQAAGTGGSGGSGETRANDEAPSRPGWLLMAGSPVVLLGILLILLLIRRRARRRRVVR from the coding sequence ATGACTGTCGGTACGCCCGGAGCAGCGACGGCGGCGCAGGTCGCGGCAACGAGTCAGATCACACCTGCGCGGCCCCCGAACACGGTGGGCACGGGTACGCCGAACCGACCGTGCCCCACGCCGACCCCGCCGGTGGCCCGACCGACCCGTCCCGCGCCGCCACCGCTCGACCCGGCGCACGCGGCGGTCGGTGGGCCCGGGTTGGCCACCCCGGGGCTGGTGGCTCCGCCCGGCTCGGCGACGCCGCCAGCGGTAACCGCGACCTCCTGGCTGGTGGCGGACCTGAGCAGCGGCGCCGTACTCGGCGGCTGTGGCCCGCACGAGTACGGGGTACCGGCCAGTGTGCAGAAGCTGCTGCTGGCAGCGGCGGTGATGCCGCACGTGGACCCGACCACCGTGGTCGACGTGACCGAGTCGGATCTCGACTTCGAGCCGGGCAGCTCGGCGGTCGGACTGGTCCGGGGCGGCCGGTACTCGATCGAGACACTGTGGCTGGGACTGCTGCTCAACTCGGGCAACGACGCGGCGAACGTACTCGCCCGACTGGGCGGTGGACCGGGTGGCAAGGCGGGCGGTGTCGCGGCGATGAACAGCGAGGCCCACCAGCTCGGCGCGTACCAGACGCATGCCGCCACACCATCCGGCCTGGACGGTCCCGGTCAGTACACCAGCGCGTACGACATGGCCCTGATCGCCCGTGCCTGCTTCGCCCGGGCCGACTTCCGGCGGTACGCCGCGACGAAACTGGCTCAGGTCCCCGCCCAGGCGGCGAACAAGACGAAGGGCTTCCCGATCTGGAACGACAATCAACTGCTGCATCGCTATCCGGGTGCGTTGGGCGGCAAGACCGGCTACACGGACCTGGCCCGGCACAGCTTCGTCGGCGCTGCCGAACGGAACGGCCGTACGCTGCTGGTCACCGTGCTCGGCGGGGAGAATCAGCCGCTCGCCGGCTGGCAGCAGGGTGCCGCGCTACTCGACTGGGGATTCGGGCTGCCCGCGACCGCGAAGGTCGGACAGCTCGTGTCCCGGGGCCAGCTCGGCCCCGGGGGACAGGGCCCGGCCCAGGCCGCCGGAACCGGTGGTTCCGGCGGTTCCGGTGAGACCCGGGCCAATGACGAGGCGCCCTCCCGACCGGGGTGGCTGCTGATGGCGGGCTCCCCGGTCGTCCTGCTCGGCATCCTGCTGATCCTGCTCCTGATCCGGCGACGTGCTCGGCGTCGACGAGTCGTGCGGTAG